Genomic DNA from Rhodothermales bacterium:
GATCTGATCGACGTCAGCCTGAGCAACCCGGATACACTGAGTGGTTTCAACGAAGACTTCCTTGAGCCCGTCCTGGGCGCCGTGTCGGATCCGATTCAACAGGCCCGGATTCTGGAGGACTACACGAAACCACAGATCAACAATGCCCTTCGCTACACGCTGATTTCGCTTACCGCCAATCCGCTGCGTCGTGATCGCGGCCACTCATACGAATGGTCGGTTGAAGTCGGGGGAAATCTGCCGTCTCTATTGGACCGAGCGGTGTTCACTCCGGATTCTGTTGAGGGGAGCCTGCCCGGCCTTCCGTTCTTCGGTGGCGCGAACGAGACCAGACTCATTTACCGCCCGTATCTGAAGCTCGTCACGGATGTCCGTCAGTATCACCCCTGGACACGAAGCCTGGTATTTGCCTGGAAGGCGTTTGCTGGATTCTCTCACCCCACAGGCCGTTCCGATATTGTACCCTTCGACAAGCGTTTCTTTACAGGTGGCGCGTTCAGCGTACGCGGCTGGGGACTGGGTGATCTCGGACCGGGCACCGCACAGCTCTCGTCGGAAGACGCCACATCCGAAGCCAATATCTTCGGCGGTGATGTGAAGGTCGAGATGAGCGTAGAGTTTCGCCAGACGATAATCCGCAACCTCTTTGCAGCCGACTGGATTCTGACGCCGTTTATCGACGCGGGGAACGTCTGGTTCGGACCACGGAATCCGGGACTGGATCTGGAGGGACGTGGAAATGATGACGGGCGTTTTCGGCCGGGAAGATTCATTAGTGAGCTCGGTGTCGGCAGCGGTGTTGGGTTACGGCTGTCGTGGGAGTACTTTATCGCACGATTCGATTTCGCGTATCGTGTGCGTGACCCGGCCGCGAAATCGTTCTTCGTCGATCGCTGGAATAAACCTCGAGTACATTTCGGGATCGGGCATACGTTCTGAGCCATTCTCTCGGTGAGATCAAATCGTCACATGACCACGCTGCAAAGATTTACAGAGAGCCTTCGTCGCTTCCACAGGAGACTCTTCACAAGAGACGACGATGAGCGCATTCGTTCACGCGTCAATGCACTTCGTAGCTCGCCCGTGTTCGGGGACATGACAAAGAGGCATCTGGTACGTGTGGCTGAGGTCATGCACGAGCGACGCTTCAAGCGCGATGAGCATATTTACTACGAGAATGATCCGGGACTTGGCCTTTATCTGATCAGCGACGGGCGCGTTCGCCTCGCGCGACGAGATGAAGACGATCGAGATGTTGATATCGCTGAACTTGGCGAAGGAGATATCTTCGGTGTTCTGTCCGTTTTTGAAGATCTGCGACGAACCGAGTCCGCGCAATCAAGAGCAGACACCGTGCTCCTGGGGCTTTTTCGCCCTGACCTGAACGCAGTGTTGAACAGAAGTCCCTCTGCTGGTGCCGCCGTATACAAGGTCCTTGCGCGCCACGTCGGTCGGAGATACTCATCGTTGCTCAATTGTGTCGAGGAGACGTGTGGGCGTACGCAGACGATGGCTATGCTCACGGAAACGACGATAACGAAGGAGATGGCTTGATGTCTTTCGCCGGCGCCAATGGGACTTAGAAAAGGCTCCGAACTTCGGGTTACGATCGAGAAGTTCGCCGATCGTGGAAAGTCGCTGGCACGCGTCGACGGCATGGTGATCTTCGTTCCCGCGGCTGTTCCCGGTGACGAAGTCGACATCCGCATAAGAAAGCTCAAGAAGAAGTATGCGGAGGCCGAGGTTGTGCAAACGGTACGCGAGAGCTCGCTGCGAGCGAAGCCCGTCTGCCGGTACTTCGGTCATTGCGGCGGGTGCAAGTGGCAGCACGTCGACTATGAGGCACAACTTGAGGCCAAGCGGCAAAGTGTCGTAGAAGCGTTTGAGCATGCGGGTGGATTCGATCAGGTAGATGTGAAGCCGACTCTGAGGTCGGTCGCGACCTATCTCTATCGCAACAAGATGGAGTTCTCATTCAGTTCGCAGCGGTGGTTGACGAAGAGCGACATAGAGTCGGGCCAGATCTTCGACAAGAGTTTCGCCCTCGGCTTGCACGCGCCACGTCAGTTTGCCAAGATCATCGACCTTGAGGAGTGCCATCTTCAGTCTGCGGAAAGCCGTGAAATCGTAAACAGAGTCCGCGCCCTGGCAAGACAATCGAAGTGGGCTCCATGGGATACTCGCGGCCATACCGGACTCCTTCGGCACCTTGTCATTCGTGAGGGCAAGAGAACGGGCGATCGCATGGTCAATCTCGTGACCTCAAGTCGCGATTCATCTGTTGTCGATGGAATGTCGGAGCTGCTGAGATCGTCCGAGTTAGCTGTCTCGACGTTTGTCAACACGATCAACGATACGCCGGCGCAGACTGCACTGGGTAGTGAGACCTATGTCGTGTACGGGCCCGGCAAGATCAAAGAGCGAATCGGCGATTTTGAATTCGACATCGGCCCGCAGTCGTTCTTCCAGACAAATACGGATCAGGCGGAACGGCTATACGAAGTGGTCAGAGACGCAGCCGGGTTGCGGACTTCCGACATTGTGTATGATCTGTATTGTGGAACAGGCACGATCTCTCTTTACCTGTCACCGTATGTCCGCAAGGTCGTCGGAGTTGAGGTAGTTGCCGACGCAATCGAAGACGCGCGCGCCAACGCGCGGCAGAACCGAGTGGACAATTGTTCGTTCAT
This window encodes:
- a CDS encoding cyclic nucleotide-binding domain-containing protein — its product is MTTLQRFTESLRRFHRRLFTRDDDERIRSRVNALRSSPVFGDMTKRHLVRVAEVMHERRFKRDEHIYYENDPGLGLYLISDGRVRLARRDEDDRDVDIAELGEGDIFGVLSVFEDLRRTESAQSRADTVLLGLFRPDLNAVLNRSPSAGAAVYKVLARHVGRRYSSLLNCVEETCGRTQTMAMLTETTITKEMA
- the rlmD gene encoding 23S rRNA (uracil(1939)-C(5))-methyltransferase RlmD; translation: MGLRKGSELRVTIEKFADRGKSLARVDGMVIFVPAAVPGDEVDIRIRKLKKKYAEAEVVQTVRESSLRAKPVCRYFGHCGGCKWQHVDYEAQLEAKRQSVVEAFEHAGGFDQVDVKPTLRSVATYLYRNKMEFSFSSQRWLTKSDIESGQIFDKSFALGLHAPRQFAKIIDLEECHLQSAESREIVNRVRALARQSKWAPWDTRGHTGLLRHLVIREGKRTGDRMVNLVTSSRDSSVVDGMSELLRSSELAVSTFVNTINDTPAQTALGSETYVVYGPGKIKERIGDFEFDIGPQSFFQTNTDQAERLYEVVRDAAGLRTSDIVYDLYCGTGTISLYLSPYVRKVVGVEVVADAIEDARANARQNRVDNCSFIAGDVGKLVDPGFLEEHGIPDVLIVDPPRAGLHPRVVEQIALLRAARFVYVSCNPQTQARDLSALSGIYRIDAIQPVDMFPHTEHIESVARLTAIA